In Amycolatopsis jiangsuensis, the following proteins share a genomic window:
- a CDS encoding potassium channel family protein — protein MHVVIMGCGRVGASLAAALERLGHEVAVIDKSQQAFRRLGSDFHGQQVVGVGFDRQVLVEAGIERAGAFAAVSSGDNSNIISARVARENFGIEQVVARIYDHKRAAVYERLGIPTVATVPWTTDRFLRTLLPDGVASAWRDPSGNVALLQLPLHEGWVGHSVNALQQAIGARVAFIMRFGTGVLPDGKSVVQADDVVWVAARSGTVGDVTSVAARAPEEED, from the coding sequence GTGCACGTGGTGATCATGGGATGCGGCCGCGTGGGCGCGTCCCTGGCCGCGGCGCTGGAGCGGCTCGGCCACGAGGTGGCCGTCATCGACAAGAGCCAGCAGGCGTTCCGCAGGCTGGGCAGCGACTTCCACGGCCAGCAGGTGGTCGGCGTCGGCTTCGACCGCCAGGTGCTCGTGGAGGCCGGCATCGAACGGGCGGGCGCCTTCGCCGCGGTGTCCAGCGGGGACAACTCCAACATCATCTCCGCCAGGGTCGCCCGTGAGAACTTCGGCATCGAGCAGGTGGTCGCGCGGATCTACGACCACAAGCGGGCCGCGGTGTACGAGCGCCTCGGCATCCCGACCGTGGCCACCGTGCCGTGGACCACCGACCGGTTCCTGCGCACCCTGCTGCCCGACGGCGTGGCCTCGGCGTGGCGGGACCCCTCCGGCAACGTCGCGCTGCTGCAGCTGCCGCTGCACGAGGGCTGGGTCGGGCACAGCGTCAACGCGCTGCAGCAGGCCATCGGCGCACGGGTGGCGTTCATCATGCGGTTCGGCACCGGTGTGCTGCCCGACGGCAAGAGCGTGGTGCAGGCCGACGACGTCGTCTGGGTGGCGGCGCGTTCGGGCACGGTCGGTGACGTGACGAGCGTGGCCGCTCGCGCCCCGGAGGAGGAAGACTGA
- a CDS encoding potassium channel family protein, which produces MRVAIAGAGAVGQSIATELIDGNHQVMLIEREVDHFEPESVPQADWVLGDACEVSILEESGIERCDVVIAATGDDKANLVVSLLAKTEFAVRRVVARVNSPGNEWLFTDAWGVDVAVSTPRMLAAMVEEAVSVGDLVRLMTFRQSQASLVEITLPEETPLAGRPVSDLSLPRDAALVTILRGDRVIVPQPEDPLEAGDELLFVATSDVEPEIRSALGY; this is translated from the coding sequence ATGCGGGTCGCGATCGCGGGCGCGGGCGCCGTCGGGCAGTCCATCGCCACCGAGCTCATCGACGGCAACCACCAGGTGATGCTGATCGAGCGGGAGGTCGACCACTTCGAGCCGGAGTCCGTCCCGCAGGCGGACTGGGTGCTGGGCGACGCGTGCGAGGTGTCCATCCTCGAGGAGTCCGGCATCGAACGCTGCGACGTGGTGATCGCCGCGACCGGCGACGACAAGGCCAACCTCGTGGTGTCGCTGCTGGCGAAGACGGAGTTCGCGGTGCGCCGTGTGGTGGCGCGGGTGAACAGCCCCGGCAACGAATGGCTGTTCACCGACGCCTGGGGCGTGGACGTGGCCGTGTCGACCCCGCGGATGCTCGCCGCGATGGTCGAGGAGGCGGTGAGCGTCGGCGATCTGGTGCGGCTCATGACGTTCCGGCAGAGCCAGGCGAGCCTGGTGGAGATCACCCTGCCCGAGGAGACGCCGCTGGCGGGCCGCCCGGTGAGCGATCTGTCGCTGCCACGCGACGCCGCACTGGTGACGATCCTGCGCGGCGACCGGGTCATCGTGCCGCAGCCGGAGGACCCGCTGGAGGCCGGCGACGAGCTGCTGTTCGTGGCCACCTCGGACGTGGAGCCCGAGATCCGGTCCGCACTGGGCTACTGA
- a CDS encoding DUF3159 domain-containing protein: MTEPAPRDDRDAPGSDEPGESEEPQRQPTLLEQMGGLSGLFYSSLPVIVFVLLNAFFGLTVAIWGSLGSAVAITVLRIVRKEPLQPAISGFFGVAIAAFIAFRTGSAKGFFLFGIWSSLVYCGVFVLSIVVRWPLAGVVWNALNGTGNAWRKDKPSLRGYDIATLALALVFAARFVVQRWLYDSDYTGWLAFAKIAMGYPLYALGLLVVVWAVRRSDKRLKAVAEAEPKPETDAEVEARLRRKYAEAPTPAPDA, from the coding sequence GTGACTGAACCCGCCCCCCGCGACGACCGGGACGCGCCCGGATCCGACGAGCCCGGCGAAAGCGAAGAGCCGCAGCGGCAGCCGACGCTGCTGGAGCAGATGGGCGGGCTGTCCGGCCTGTTCTACTCGTCCCTGCCGGTGATCGTGTTCGTGCTCCTGAACGCGTTCTTCGGGCTGACCGTGGCGATCTGGGGCTCGCTCGGCAGCGCGGTGGCGATCACCGTGCTGCGGATCGTGCGCAAGGAGCCGCTGCAGCCGGCCATCTCCGGGTTCTTCGGGGTGGCGATCGCGGCCTTCATCGCGTTCCGCACCGGTTCGGCGAAGGGGTTCTTCCTCTTCGGCATCTGGTCGAGCCTGGTGTACTGCGGGGTCTTCGTGCTGTCCATCGTGGTGCGCTGGCCGCTGGCCGGCGTGGTGTGGAACGCGCTGAACGGCACCGGCAACGCCTGGCGCAAGGACAAGCCGTCGCTGCGCGGGTACGACATCGCCACGCTCGCGCTCGCGCTCGTCTTCGCCGCCCGGTTCGTGGTGCAGCGCTGGCTGTACGACAGCGACTACACCGGCTGGCTCGCCTTCGCCAAAATCGCGATGGGCTACCCGCTGTACGCGCTGGGCCTGCTCGTGGTCGTGTGGGCGGTCCGCCGTTCGGACAAGCGACTGAAGGCGGTCGCCGAAGCGGAACCGAAGCCGGAAACCGACGCCGAGGTCGAGGCACGGCTGCGCCGCAAGTACGCGGAAGCCCCCACCCCGGCCCCCGACGCCTGA
- a CDS encoding OB-fold nucleic acid binding domain-containing protein, producing the protein MSAKDGGYFSRLVRKLTSDVEELDADEMSERSGAEGAQRACDCRSGEEVTVLGRLRSVELCPTDGAATLQAELFDGTQGVTLIWLGRRRIPGIEPGRTVKVRGRMAERDGHKVLYNPYYELQSPVG; encoded by the coding sequence ATGTCCGCCAAGGACGGCGGCTACTTCAGCCGGCTGGTTCGCAAGCTGACCAGCGACGTCGAGGAGCTCGACGCCGACGAGATGTCCGAAAGGTCCGGGGCCGAAGGTGCGCAGCGGGCCTGTGACTGCCGCTCCGGCGAAGAGGTCACGGTGCTCGGCAGGTTGCGCAGTGTGGAGCTGTGCCCGACCGACGGCGCGGCGACGCTGCAGGCGGAGCTGTTCGACGGGACGCAGGGCGTGACGCTAATCTGGCTGGGCAGGCGCCGGATCCCCGGCATCGAGCCCGGGCGCACCGTCAAGGTCCGCGGCCGGATGGCCGAACGGGATGGGCACAAGGTGCTCTACAACCCGTACTACGAACTCCAGAGCCCCGTAGGGTGA
- a CDS encoding alpha/beta fold hydrolase, which produces MTSAIDVPAAVLLPGTGSDEVFVRSVFAGPLAALGVPLHTPAPVPGEGLAEGFLDALDRLSARYGAVLAGGISFGAHLAAEWAVAHPGRCAGLLAALPAWYGEPGPAPAALSATFTADLVAAHGVSAALAQAEAGSPPWLAAELGRAWPRHGDGLEAGLRVAAGRAAPTLAALRGLNVPAGIGACTDDPVHPAAVARTWAEALPHAACAETTLTALGADRESLGRATVLAYLRAR; this is translated from the coding sequence GTGACGTCCGCAATCGACGTCCCGGCCGCCGTGCTGCTGCCGGGGACCGGCTCCGACGAGGTGTTCGTGCGGTCGGTCTTCGCCGGTCCGCTGGCCGCGCTCGGGGTGCCACTGCACACCCCGGCCCCGGTCCCCGGCGAAGGGCTCGCCGAGGGCTTCCTGGACGCACTGGACCGGCTTTCCGCGCGGTACGGCGCGGTGCTGGCCGGCGGGATCTCCTTCGGCGCGCACCTCGCCGCGGAGTGGGCGGTGGCGCATCCGGGCCGTTGCGCCGGCCTGCTCGCCGCTCTCCCGGCCTGGTACGGCGAACCCGGCCCAGCACCCGCCGCGCTCTCCGCGACGTTCACCGCGGATCTGGTGGCCGCGCACGGCGTGTCCGCCGCGCTGGCGCAAGCGGAAGCGGGCAGCCCGCCGTGGCTCGCCGCGGAGCTGGGCCGGGCCTGGCCGCGCCACGGCGACGGACTGGAGGCCGGACTCCGCGTGGCGGCGGGCCGGGCGGCGCCCACCCTCGCAGCTTTACGGGGCCTGAACGTGCCGGCCGGGATCGGCGCGTGCACCGACGACCCGGTCCACCCGGCCGCCGTCGCCCGCACGTGGGCGGAGGCGCTGCCCCACGCCGCGTGCGCGGAGACCACCCTGACCGCACTCGGCGCGGACCGCGAGTCCCTGGGCCGCGCGACGGTGCTGGCCTACCTGCGAGCACGCTGA
- a CDS encoding DUF3710 domain-containing protein, with product MGIFGRRRGSGGKGRDPEAEPEGTGAAADADAAGDAIEPEDQLSETSDGPFDAAEAEDDGIPRIDLGSVKVPVPDGSQVQVEMDPDAGGVRAVHIVTEHGQVTVSAYAAPGSGGLWREVSTELADQLRADGAKVNVGRGEWGMELSAIVGDVGLRFVGVDGPRWMLRGVIAGPQSSAAQAPEVLRAIVRRTVVDRGSSPMPVRSPLPITLPEAVAQHIAEQQN from the coding sequence GTGGGGATTTTCGGACGCAGGCGCGGATCCGGCGGCAAGGGCCGGGACCCGGAGGCCGAGCCGGAGGGCACCGGCGCCGCCGCCGACGCTGATGCCGCCGGCGACGCGATCGAACCCGAGGACCAGCTGTCGGAGACCTCCGACGGGCCGTTCGACGCGGCCGAGGCCGAGGACGACGGGATCCCGCGGATCGACCTCGGCTCGGTGAAGGTGCCGGTGCCGGACGGTTCGCAGGTGCAGGTCGAGATGGACCCGGACGCGGGCGGCGTGCGCGCGGTGCACATCGTGACCGAGCACGGCCAGGTCACCGTGAGCGCCTACGCCGCGCCGGGCTCGGGCGGGCTGTGGCGCGAGGTGAGCACGGAGCTCGCCGACCAGCTGCGCGCGGACGGAGCGAAGGTCAACGTCGGCCGCGGTGAGTGGGGCATGGAGCTCTCGGCCATCGTCGGGGACGTCGGGCTCCGGTTCGTCGGCGTCGACGGCCCGCGGTGGATGCTGCGCGGCGTGATCGCCGGACCGCAGTCGTCCGCCGCGCAGGCCCCGGAAGTGCTGCGAGCCATCGTGCGGCGCACTGTGGTCGACCGCGGTAGCTCGCCGATGCCGGTGCGCAGTCCGCTGCCGATCACCCTGCCGGAGGCGGTCGCCCAGCACATCGCCGAACAGCAGAACTGA
- the dut gene encoding dUTP diphosphatase: MSSVQVLLQRLDPDVPPPGYARPGDAGADLVTTSDIVLGPGERGVVGTGIAIALPPGYAGFVHPRSGLAARAGLSVVNTPGTIDSGYRGEIRVCLINHDPREKLALSRGDRIAQLVVQRVEQAEFVEVAELGGSERGAGGYGSTGGHATLGGQTPGSGGDSGEGTEH; this comes from the coding sequence GTGTCCAGCGTTCAGGTACTCCTCCAGCGGCTCGACCCGGATGTCCCGCCGCCCGGCTACGCGCGGCCCGGCGACGCCGGGGCCGACCTCGTCACCACCTCGGATATCGTGCTCGGGCCCGGGGAGCGCGGGGTGGTCGGCACCGGGATCGCGATCGCGCTGCCGCCCGGGTACGCCGGGTTCGTGCATCCGCGCTCCGGCCTCGCCGCCCGTGCCGGGCTGTCGGTGGTGAACACGCCCGGCACGATCGATTCGGGGTACCGCGGTGAGATCCGGGTGTGCTTGATCAACCACGATCCGCGGGAGAAGCTCGCCCTCTCGCGCGGCGATCGGATCGCGCAGCTCGTGGTGCAGCGCGTGGAACAGGCGGAGTTCGTCGAGGTCGCCGAGCTCGGCGGCAGCGAACGCGGCGCGGGCGGCTACGGCTCGACCGGCGGGCACGCCACACTGGGGGGACAGACGCCCGGCAGCGGCGGCGACAGCGGGGAAGGAACGGAGCACTAG
- a CDS encoding DUF3093 domain-containing protein, with protein sequence MADRVNTAVPGAVRHSERLYVPWWGWLLPMLGAVLLGIEIHLGYPSVPVWIPLPVAVLVMAALLLSLGRSRVRVSGGAEPELWVGDAHLPLRFAGEPEVLTGDAKRHALGRDGDPAAFVLHRGWVGPAVRIRLTDPADPTPYWLFSTRKPERVAKLLRGEA encoded by the coding sequence GTGGCTGATCGCGTGAACACCGCCGTGCCCGGCGCCGTCCGGCATTCCGAACGGCTGTACGTGCCGTGGTGGGGATGGCTCCTGCCGATGCTCGGGGCGGTCCTGCTGGGCATCGAGATCCACCTCGGGTACCCGTCGGTGCCGGTGTGGATCCCGCTTCCGGTGGCGGTGCTGGTGATGGCGGCGCTGCTGCTGTCGCTGGGCCGTTCCCGGGTCCGCGTGAGCGGCGGCGCGGAACCGGAGCTGTGGGTGGGTGACGCCCACCTGCCCCTGCGCTTCGCCGGCGAGCCCGAGGTGCTGACCGGGGACGCCAAACGCCACGCACTGGGCCGCGACGGCGACCCGGCCGCCTTCGTCCTGCACCGCGGCTGGGTGGGCCCGGCGGTCCGCATCCGCCTGACCGACCCCGCCGACCCGACCCCGTACTGGCTCTTCAGCACCCGCAAACCCGAACGAGTGGCGAAGCTGCTCCGCGGCGAGGCCTGA
- a CDS encoding DUF4193 domain-containing protein, producing the protein MATDYDAPRRSEADELAEDSLEELKARRNENQSGVVDVDEDANAENFELPGADLSGLSGEDMTVKVVPKQADEFTCSVCFLVHHRSRLAEESGGRLICRDCA; encoded by the coding sequence ATGGCTACCGACTACGACGCTCCGCGCCGCAGCGAAGCCGACGAGCTGGCCGAAGACTCGTTGGAGGAGCTGAAGGCGCGGCGCAACGAGAACCAGTCCGGCGTCGTCGACGTCGACGAGGACGCGAACGCGGAGAACTTCGAACTGCCCGGCGCGGACCTGTCCGGGCTCTCGGGCGAGGACATGACGGTGAAGGTCGTGCCGAAGCAGGCCGACGAGTTCACCTGCTCCGTGTGCTTCCTGGTGCACCACCGCAGCAGGCTCGCCGAGGAATCCGGCGGCCGGCTGATCTGCCGCGACTGCGCCTGA